The genomic window TCTAGGACTTGTATCTGATGCAGAATGCAGTGATAGAGAATCACAATTCAGAATAGTAAAACTTCCATGCAACCCGAAACATCAGGTTTGAACTATTCTTTTTTTTACCCCGAaacgtagaacaattgttctacagtAATTTTCATTAATAGTTTAAATATgtacaaaaggaaaagaaaaataaattacaGGCAGACTACCCAATTCCTGTTTTCTCTAACATGGGAAAAAAGTTAATCACTAAGAACTATGGTAAGAGGGAAATCATCAGGTTTGAACTATTCCAATGTCTCATATCATAGCTCGTGGGATAACATTCTGGCTTCCCCAAAGTGCATTGTTCACATCTGGTGCAATATGTATAAACATGTATGTTGGGAACTGTTATTATGAAACTAGAGAATACCCGTTGCTGCGGGAATTGGTTGATGAAAGTTTGGGTTGATAACATAAGTACCGTGGATTATGCATGTATAAACATGTATGTTGGGAACTGGTATTATATTATGAAATGTGGTGAAAACATAAGTGCCATGGATTATGGCTGCATCGCGTCACCCAGATTGAATAACCGTAGTTAGCAAGCATTAGCCTGGATGCCGGGATACACAGGTGTCATTGTAATCCTAATTTTTTTTGTCCACTAATTCTTTGCTTGTCTTCTCCAGGGAATCCAAATTCCAACAGAAAGAAGTGAGGAGAGTCACAGTCCAGTGCAGTCTCCTGGTCGTCGTCCAGCATCATCACATATGAGTCGAACTCCAAGTGGTAGTCAACTAAGGAAAATGTTGTTCACAGAATCTAAGATAGGCCGGTCAAGCTTCCGAAAGCTTCTAGAGCCAAGCCTATCAGATAAACCAGGAATTACGCCATACAGGATTGTCCTTGGTAATGTGAAAGAAAAGGTCAGAAGCAAGCTTCTTTTATTAAACTTCTTCCAAGCATAAGTGAATTTAGGATTGTTTGAGTGTCAATTTGGTCTTGTACTGATATGTTTTCAGTATTAAATCCAGCCCAACGCTAAGAAAAATATCAATGGGTGGAGATTAGTAGGGTCAAAATTGCTACTAGgtagagagatactccctccgtaaacaaatataagagtgtttcaatcactaaagtagtgatctaaacgctcttacatttgtttacagagggagtacttcctaTGTCATCTCATCTCTAGCATAAGTTCAGTCTGACTCTTATATACAAACGCACCTTTCTGCATGGTTTATGTTCAAACACTTTGAAACTTGCCTGATTGAAAATCTGACACGAGAGATGCCCGCTGCTCCTGGTGGAGAggttatatacttatatactctcaGCTTTGATAGCAACGTACTATTTGAATCTCAATCAGAACCAGCAGTTCTTGCTAGGTGTAAACGAGACGAACACTATTTTTTTTTACAGAATTAAACGTTCATCTTTGACTACCTTTATTGTATATTTCTGTTTTCAGATGATGAAGACACGAAGACGGCTTGAGCATCTTCTTGAGGATCTACCATGTGACTCTGATCCTGCAGAATATTATGAAACACCGGATCAACTTTTAGAGCCGTTGCTCTTGTGCTATGACTCACTGGTAAGTCTTCATTAACAACTACTGCCTTCAGATCTTTGGGTTTGTCATTCTACAGTAAATATTTTTTGGGCATGCCAATGACCCTCAATATTGCATGAAAATCAATTTTGTAGAAAAAAGCGCAAACCTTTATTGCTATATCAATTCAAACTGTTAAGAAACCTATACTCTGTTATATCATTTATCACACGATCTGTCTTTTGTACTGAGTCGCAACGTGTGCTTCAATTATTTTGTGAAGCAATCATGTGGATCTAGCATTCTTGCCGATGGCCGGCTAGCCGATCTTATACGAAGGGTTGCAACCTTTGGTATGGTGCTAATGAAGCTCGACGTCCGCCAGGTATCTATTACAATTGTTATTACTGCTACTTGTGATTTCTCAGATGTAATTGTGCCTAATATGTAATATTGGCTCCCAAAAAGCATAGGTAAAATTCAGTCATGAATAAAAACTACATATTTACTGCTTCAGGAATCAGGCCGGCACACAGAAGCGCTTGACGCCATTACGTCTTACTTGGATCTTGGCGTTTATAGTGAGTGGGATGAGGAGAAGAAGCTGGATTTCTTGACTAGGGAGCTGAAAGGGAAGCGCCCTCTAGTTCCCCCATACATAGAGGTAATTTGTCGCATATACATAAATCAAATATTCACATATAATTGATCGGTTACGGTGTAAATAAAGGGAGCGAAAGATAACCTTTGCCTAGTTCAGAAGATTTACATCTGTGTCTTTCCCTTCCTGTCTTTTAGGTTAATGCTGATGTGAAAGAAGTTCTGGACACCTTCCGCGTTGCTGCAGAACTCGGGAGCGACTCGCTTGGAGCATATGTGATTTCAATGGCCTCCAATGTATGATGAGACACCACTTCTGTTATCAACTAATGAAGCAAACATGAATATTCAGTTACCTTTTTATCTTCTGCAATTTAAGAGTTCTGAGTTCTGACTGAATCTCACCTGAGCTTACCTCGTGGAGTCATATGTAGCACTCATATCCCAGATCACAAACTGTATTTGGTTGGCACCGGTTCTGATTTGCAGGTGTTTGTACTTCCTTTCAGGCCAGTGATGTCCTCGCTGTCGAGTTGTTGCAGAAGGACGCGAGGCTAACAGTTAGTGGGGATCTCGGAAGGGAATGTCCCGGTGGAACGTAAGCATGATTACCTATGCATGATATAAGTTCTAAATTTCACATGAATTTCTTGTCATGTCCAATCCACAGCTCTATGATCAAATCAACTGATGAACCTGAAAGCATCTCTATGAGTGATCAATTTAACAGTAAACCTAGAACCTGAAATCAGCTGACTACACCCCTACCAATTGGTTACATTAGCAGAGAGGCTGATTGAAGGAAAGAATAAATATTTAAAATCAATGTCTGTTCTGTGGTGAACACGCAGGTTAAGAGTTGTTCCCTTGTTCGAGACGGTGAAGGATCTTCGAGAAGCCGGTTCGGCGATCAGGAAGTTGCTGGCCATTGACTGGTACAGGGAGCATATCATCAAGAACCACAACGGCCACCAAGAGGTAGAAATAGAATGCTTCTATTGGCTGGCGTTAATCTTCATCTCGGCCAATTATCTGAACAATGTTGCTACatctcagtcgactaagacttgGTTATGTCTCAGTCGATGTTATATTCATGAGATCTTACATTAAGATCCATGCAAatctttttcttcagtttttcttttaTATTTCTTATTATTACATTCTATGCCACTTGAGACGTGGTTTTATCTAAAACAGTACTCTGTCTGAATGTTGCAGGTCATGGTGGGCTACTCTGATTCTGGCAAGGACGCCGGCCGTTTCACGGCGGCGTGGGAGCTGTACAAGGCgcaggaggacgtggtggcggcgtGCAACGAGCACGGCATCAAGGTGACGCTCTTCCACGGCCGCGGCGGGAGCATCGGGCGCGGCGGTGGGCCGACGTACCTGGCCATCCAGTCGCNNNNNNNNNNNNNNNNNNNNNNNNNNNNNNNNNNNNNNNNNNNNNNNNNNNNNNNNNNNNNNNNNNNNNNNNNNNNNNNNNNNNNNNNNNNNNNNNNNNNNNNNNNNNNNNNNNNNNNNNNNNNNNNNNNNNNNNNNNNNNNNNNNNNNNNNNNNNNNNNNNNNNNNNNNNNNNNNNNNNNNNNNNNNNNNNNNNNNNNNNNNNNNNNNNNNNNNNNNNNNNNNNNNNNNNNNNNNNNNNNNNNNNNNNNNNNNNNNNNNNNNNNNNNNNNNNNNNNNNNNNNNNNNNNNNNNNNNNNNNNNGCCCCCCGGGTCGGTGATGGGGACGCTGCGGTCGACGGAGCAGGGCGAGATGGTCCAGGCCAAGTTCGGGCTGCCGCAGACGGCAGTGCGGCAGCTGGAGATCTACACGACGGCGGTGCTGCTGGCCACCCTGCGGCCACCGCAGCCGCCGCGGGACCCCAACTGGCGGCACGTCATGGAGGAGATCTCCCGCGCAAGCTGCGCGCACTACCGGCGCACCGTGTACGAGGACCCGGCCTTCGTCACCTACTTCCAGGAGGCGACGCCGCAGGCGGAGCTGGGCTACCTCAACATCGGCAGCCGCCCCGCCAAGCGCAAGGCGGCCATCACGGCCGCCGGCGGCATCGCCAGCCTGCGCGCCATCCCGTGGGTGTTCGCGTGGACGCAGACACGGCTGGCGCTGCCGGCGTGGCTGGGCGTCGGCACGGGGCTCCAGGACGCGCGCGACAAGGGCCGCACCGAGGACCTCCGGGCCATGTACGAGGAGTGGCCCTTCTTCCAGTCCACGCTCGACCTCATCGAGATGGTGGTGGCCAAGGCCGACGCGCCCATGGCCAAGCACTACGACGACGTGCTCGTGCTGTCGCCGGAGCGGCGTGCGCTCGGGGAGGAGCTGCGGCGGGAGCTGGCCAGGGCTGGGAGCTGCGTGCTGGCCGTCAGCGGGCACACCAAGCTGTCGGCCAACAACCGGAGCCTGCGGCGGCTCATCGAGAGCCGCCTGCCCTACCTCAACCCCATGAACATGCTGCAGGTGGAGGTGCTGCGCCGGCTGCGCCGAGACGACGACAACCACAAGCTCCGCGACGTGCTGCTCATCACCATCAACGGCATCGCCGCAGGGATGCGCAACACCGGCTGATCTGATCCATCCCGGTGGAGACCTCTCTTTTTTGGCACAGGAATCAAACTCTCTAGCTTGCTTGTACTAGGAATCTACACTAGTATTTTATGAACACAAAATCTTGCTAAGTACATTCTGATGATGGACGAGGAGATGTATAGGCGTTCGTTGCCTCCAATGTGTTGTCAAAATACAGTGCATTTGTAAAGCCATATACTACTTTGTAAACTttgatcaagtatatatataggAAAAAGTATAACTATATTTACATTATCAAATCAATATCAGTTAGAGACAAAAGTGCACCCCAAACATAGGGGAGACTAGAACCCCCTATGCCTCGAAATTCTTGTTGTAGCTACATCCAAACTTGCTGGAGATACATATCCAAACTTGTTGTTTAATTCGAAATTCTTGCTGTAGCTACATCCAAACTGTTGCCATTGTGTCACCGTAGGTCACGCCGACGATGGACAACATTGAGGAATTAAACAACAGAAGTACCAACAAGAACCAAGCCTCACTTAATTGCCGCAATAGTAGATCGCCACAGCCGGTTGTGTCGACATAGGTGCACTTGAAGCTCAGGCCATCCGGCGATTGTATTCCTGTTAAGGAATTCTACAAAACTCAACACGAAAAcgcagagagagaaaaaaaagctTGCGTGGCATCCGAGGCGAGGCAATAGAAGCTGCGCTGCACTGCTGCGAGGATCCATCATGCGTTGGAGAGGAGAGTCACAGCTTCATATTCGTGTCGACATAATCTATCTGTTTGAGATTGCTTTTACCACGGCAGTGTGGATCTCAGCCGTCCGATGGGAGGCTGCGTCCTTGGGAGACGAGATAGATGTATGTCGTTAGGCAGCATTAGCAGGGGCGGCTCGGCAGGAATCCGAGTCCTTTCTCTATCTAGCGATGGCTTTGGCAGCGGGAGACAAAACACATCGTAAATAAACTATGAGAGAGGTGGCATGCGCTTGAAAAGAAGGCAAATTTTAATATGCTTCCTCTTACCTTCTCTTTTTACATGTGAGGTAAGAAGGTAAGTCTTAATCAGACCATTAATTAATGAGATCAACGGCACAGATCTATTATATACTCTTACTTCTGGTGTGAAAAGAGagggtaagagggagcatgttaaaactgctttgaAAATAAAGGAGCACGGTCCTGTATGTGTTTGATCTGTTGCATGTGCAATATGTGACCTAGGATGAGAGTGTGAGGCTGAGATGGACCTTTGTTCGAATTTGAACCTACAACATTGCATGTGCAATATGCAGGTTGTTGTTTATCTTCATTTTGCATAAACTATGAGACTGGGATGAGATTTGGGAATGGAGGGGAAGGGGGTCACTGACCTTATTTTCGATTCacgtgagcatagggaggcatAATGCAGAGATGTGGGGGCATAGTCATCCACTGTACGCCCAGAGTCAAACCCgtattaccgaaaaagggtttccccccgctttataaataaagcaccaACACTTACATCCAAGTAACCGATACAAACGCACGCCACACAACCCAAGGCAAGAAACAAGAATGCCGGGCACCGACACACAACTTCAACGACTACCACAAGATGAGAGATCATCCGGGAAGAAGTGCAACGGACCACGCCGGACCGAGGGTTCCAAgacgatgcctccaagaagggcaCGACCACGGGCCGTCGCCATCGTCCGATCCAAagatcaggttttcacccggaaCACGACGGGAGGAGTGAGAGCACCACGACGGAGCCTACAGGGAGGAACACGACATCCGCggacgccgccaccgtcgacccgtGTACGGACAGGTAAGTGATGAACCCCGGTGCTCCACCCTTCCGCTGCATCCCCGGTCAGCTAACCACCTGCAACCATGCCACCCAAGCGGCCATGGTTGCACGCCCGCATCCGAGTCGTGCAGTCCGCCTACGACCGACGTGACTCCCaccgccagggccgccgccccgccaccggacCACCTCGAGAAGCCTCAAAGGTCACGTCTTGGACAAGATCCATGAGCCCAACCACCTCAgaaccgccggcgaccacagcctCAAGGGGAACCGAGCCCAGATGAccgggggaagggggaggaggaggagcccccgAGGCCGAATGCCCAGATCCGCAAGAGAGCGCCGGCCACCgcccgctgccgaggaggagggcgCACGGAACCGCCGAGCTGCATCCATGAGAGGCCACCGGGGAGGCCTTCCCGCGTCGAGCGCCGCTGTCCAGCCGCAGGGGCCCGGCTGGACAAGGGCCGCCCACCTCCACCGCTGCCACGCCGCCCCGCCACCTGAGATCCACGACGAGAAGGGCCGCCCGCGACCCGGTCGCCCGTGACCCGCAGCGCCAGACGAGGCGCCGAGGCGCTGCTGcgaagcagccgccgccgccaccacccgccggCTTGCACCACCACCATGCCGCCTGTCGCCCGACGCCACGCCGCCGTTGCTGGCCTACTCCAGAGCGCCGCCGCACCGCTACGNNNNNNNNNNNNNNNNNNNNNNNNNNNNNNNNNNNNNNNNNNNNNNNNNNNNNNNNNNNNNNNNNNNNNNNNNNNNNNNNNNNNNNNNNNNNNNNNNNNNNNNNNNNNNNNNNNNNNNNNNNNNNNNNNNNNNNNNNNNNNNNNNNNNNNNNNNNNNNNNNNNNNNNNNNNNNNNNNNNNNNNNNNNNNNNNNNNNNNNNNNNNNNNNNNNNNNNNNNNNNNNNNNNNNNNNNNNNNNNNNNNNNNNNNNNNNNNNNNNNNNNNNNNNNGCGACGACCGGGCTTCGCCCACTCGTGCcccttggcggcggcgagggaggagagagagaaggggagggtggcggcggcggcgctagggttgcccCCCGGACGCCCGCGGGAGCGTCGCGGGAGGGGAGGGGGTCAAACCCGTATTACAATAGATGCAGTGAAAAATACGCACATATCTTAGGCAAACTGGCTGACGATGACATAGCCGACTGCAACCTTCATCTACAGCCGGGTGTCTGGTGGTCGACAGTCGGGTGGCCTGGTATATGCCTACCGGGACTTAGTGCGGTCTCATGCCACCCTCCTTTTCTCTGATGGGCCGATGATCGAGCCCTTGGCCCATTGCTTTCTGGATCATATCTTATACGAGAGTTGGGTCTCCGATGAGCCAATCGTATACTTGGACCTACCCCGTAATTGTAACCCTGACATTGAAAAATGATATAAATTAGCTCTATAACTTGTGTTTGAAATACATTTGTTAATGTAGACATAGACTACGTTCTATATCTGTAGATTTTTCTTTCCTTCAAAAGTATCTGTAGAGTCGAGCTGTTTTTCTTTCTGGACATGTGTGGTTGCCCGCAGAGATTTTGGTTGCATTGCATATGTGTCTTAGTTGGGACTAATTGAGGAAAACGGCGGAAATCACCATCTGCACATCGTTTAGTTGCCCGCATCTAAGCTGCCTACATTATGGGAGAAATTTTAGCATGACGTTTGGTGTCCTACATTGGCTCGTCTCATGCAACTACACGGTGTTTGGTTGCATATAGGCAGCTAGGTCTGATTACCTTGTATCATACGTGAGCTTACCAGCTACACCTTACATATGATCACACCGATC from Triticum aestivum cultivar Chinese Spring chromosome 3B, IWGSC CS RefSeq v2.1, whole genome shotgun sequence includes these protein-coding regions:
- the LOC123064236 gene encoding phosphoenolpyruvate carboxylase 4: MPDTTDDVAEGISFQAFEDDCRLLGSLLHEVLLRELGPGFVKLFERIRILAQSAMTMRGAEMEDTATVVERQLEAELSAMSLEDSLSLARAFAHHLNLMGIAERHHRVRKSRSEVHLSKSCHDIFDKLIKGGVPPEQLYDTVCKQGVEIVLTAHPTQINRRTLQYKHLRIAHLLEFNGRRDLNYEDREMLIEDLVREITALWQTDELRRHKPTPVDEARAGLHIVEQSLWKSIPRYLRRVSNALKKHTGKPLPLTCTPIKFGSWMGGDRDGNPNVTSKVTRDVSLMARWMAIDLYIRQLDSLSFELSIKKCSDKLATLANEILLKDSESTSEEKKANPWTKTGPENNLKRPPRMGMPAQLPSGADLPSLTECSDRESQFRIVKLPCNPKHQGIQIPTERSEESHSPVQSPGRRPASSHMSRTPSGSQLRKMLFTESKIGRSSFRKLLEPSLSDKPGITPYRIVLGNVKEKMMKTRRRLEHLLEDLPCDSDPAEYYETPDQLLEPLLLCYDSLQSCGSSILADGRLADLIRRVATFGMVLMKLDVRQESGRHTEALDAITSYLDLGVYSEWDEEKKLDFLTRELKGKRPLVPPYIEVNADVKEVLDTFRVAAELGSDSLGAYVISMASNASDVLAVELLQKDARLTVSGDLGRECPGGTLRVVPLFETVKDLREAGSAIRKLLAIDWYREHIIKNHNGHQEVMVGYSDSGKDAGRFTAAWELYKAQEDVVAACNEHGIKVTLFHGRGGSIGRGGGPTYLAIQSXPPGSVMGTLRSTEQGEMVQAKFGLPQTAVRQLEIYTTAVLLATLRPPQPPRDPNWRHVMEEISRASCAHYRRTVYEDPAFVTYFQEATPQAELGYLNIGSRPAKRKAAITAAGGIASLRAIPWVFAWTQTRLALPAWLGVGTGLQDARDKGRTEDLRAMYEEWPFFQSTLDLIEMVVAKADAPMAKHYDDVLVLSPERRALGEELRRELARAGSCVLAVSGHTKLSANNRSLRRLIESRLPYLNPMNMLQVEVLRRLRRDDDNHKLRDVLLITINGIAAGMRNTG